GAAGCAGATCCAGAACTGGAGCCGGGCGAAACGCCAGGCGCTGATCGACCGTCGGTACGCCGAGCTGCCCAAGCTCGCCAAGGGCCGCTACGACATGCCGGGCTATGTCTCGCGTAGGTCGGGTGCTGATGAGGACGGGGTCTCGACAAGCTCGACCACCGAGGATGGGGTCTCGACAAGCTCGACCACCGAGGACGGGGTCTCGACAAGCTCGACCACCGAGGACGGGGTCTCGACAAGCTCGACCACCGAGGACGGGGTCTCGACAAGCTCGACCACCGAGGACGGGGTCTCGACAAGCTCGACCACCGAGACCCCCTCGACCACCGAGGACGA
The Nocardioides plantarum genome window above contains:
- a CDS encoding GIY-YIG nuclease family protein, whose translation is MAINAYVYMLQCADGSYYVGSTIDLERRLGQHQNGEGAAYTRRPGRLPVTLVYVEDFDQISDAFAREKQIQNWSRAKRQALIDRRYAELPKLAKGRYDMPGYVSRRSGADEDGVSTSSTTEDGVSTSSTTEDGVSTSSTTEDGVSTSSTTEDGVSTSSTTEDGVSTSSTTETPSTTEDDVR